One region of Natronolimnobius baerhuensis genomic DNA includes:
- a CDS encoding Gfo/Idh/MocA family protein: protein MSLEVGVLGYRFMGKAHANAMARLPMFFPDAPEIERSVLIGRDEDALSDAADQLGFDRTATDWEDVVDDVDVFYNLGPNFVHAEPSIAALEAGTPVFCEKPLAPTLEAAEEMAEAAQNAGSDVPAGCAFNYRFVPAIQYAKGLLEAGELGEIHHVRGQYLQDWLIDPEAPWSWRNDEEMAGSGSLGDLGAHTIDLIRFLVGDDDLAGDIDRLSGHLQTFVDERPVPGADGGALDSAGGDSTETKPVTVDDAYSAQLEFENGAMGVLEASRFANGHKNDHSIEIHGSKGSLKFSLERLNELEVLREDSRGYETILVTDEDDPYVEHWWPPGHVIGWEHTFVHENYEFLSAVENGDEFNPSFEDGLAVQRVLSAIGDSDERGEWVTLE from the coding sequence CTGATCGGCCGCGACGAAGACGCACTGAGCGATGCCGCAGACCAACTCGGGTTCGACCGCACCGCGACCGATTGGGAGGACGTTGTCGATGACGTCGACGTCTTCTACAACCTCGGCCCGAACTTCGTCCACGCCGAGCCGTCCATCGCCGCCCTCGAGGCCGGCACACCCGTTTTCTGTGAAAAGCCACTCGCGCCGACGCTCGAGGCGGCCGAGGAGATGGCCGAGGCGGCCCAAAACGCCGGCTCGGACGTGCCTGCGGGCTGTGCCTTTAACTATCGGTTCGTTCCCGCCATCCAGTACGCCAAGGGGCTGCTCGAGGCGGGCGAACTCGGCGAGATTCACCATGTACGCGGCCAGTACTTACAGGATTGGCTGATCGATCCCGAAGCGCCCTGGTCGTGGCGCAACGACGAGGAGATGGCTGGCTCGGGTTCGCTCGGCGACCTCGGCGCACACACCATCGACCTGATTCGGTTCCTCGTCGGCGACGACGACCTCGCGGGCGACATCGACCGACTCAGCGGGCACCTCCAGACGTTCGTCGACGAACGCCCCGTTCCCGGCGCGGACGGCGGCGCACTCGACAGCGCTGGCGGTGACAGCACCGAAACGAAACCCGTCACCGTCGACGACGCCTACTCCGCCCAACTCGAGTTCGAAAACGGCGCAATGGGTGTTCTCGAGGCCTCGCGCTTCGCGAACGGGCACAAGAACGACCACTCCATCGAAATTCACGGCTCGAAGGGCAGCCTGAAGTTCTCGCTCGAGCGCCTGAACGAACTCGAGGTGCTGCGCGAGGACAGTCGCGGCTACGAGACGATTCTGGTCACGGACGAGGACGACCCCTACGTCGAGCACTGGTGGCCACCGGGCCACGTCATCGGCTGGGAGCACACGTTCGTCCACGAGAATTACGAGTTCCTCTCCGCCGTTGAGAACGGCGACGAGTTCAACCCGAGCTTCGAGGACGGCCTGGCCGTCCAGCGCGTGCTCAGCGCCATCGGGGACAGCGACGAGCGCGGCGAGTGGGTCACGCTCGAGTAA
- a CDS encoding universal stress protein, translated as MYQDVLIPTDGSDGTRRSIEHGLAIADQFGATVHALSIVPEGPLGTLEAEEATPAAHRAVERVQLEAEAAGVDVVTAVEHGVPHEEILDYTDAHDIDMVIMGTQGRTGLDRVLMGSVTERVVRMSDTPVVTVRLTEDLRIEDADEAERLARDALEAEGYDREAPLTEQPHRTSASWIVPVELADERVHVHVDAVSRETRVARPPQ; from the coding sequence ATGTATCAGGACGTGCTGATCCCGACGGACGGAAGCGATGGAACGCGGCGCTCAATCGAACACGGACTGGCCATCGCCGATCAGTTCGGTGCCACTGTCCACGCGCTCTCGATTGTCCCTGAAGGCCCACTCGGCACGCTCGAGGCCGAAGAGGCCACGCCCGCCGCCCACCGGGCCGTCGAACGCGTCCAACTCGAGGCCGAAGCCGCGGGCGTCGACGTTGTCACAGCCGTCGAGCACGGCGTTCCACACGAGGAAATTCTCGACTATACTGACGCCCACGACATCGATATGGTCATCATGGGAACGCAGGGCCGGACCGGCCTCGACCGCGTGCTGATGGGCAGCGTCACCGAACGCGTCGTCCGCATGTCCGACACGCCGGTCGTCACCGTTCGGCTGACCGAAGACCTCCGCATCGAGGACGCCGACGAGGCCGAACGACTCGCCCGCGACGCACTTGAGGCGGAGGGCTACGACCGCGAGGCACCGCTCACAGAGCAACCTCATCGGACCAGCGCCTCCTGGATCGTCCCGGTCGAACTCGCGGACGAACGCGTTCACGTCCACGTCGATGCCGTCTCGCGCGAGACGCGCGTCGCGCGGCCGCCGCAATAA
- a CDS encoding DUF7560 family zinc ribbon protein, with amino-acid sequence MSPYHFRCPECVQQLTLERPERVATLESGCPFCGTPISPADFATA; translated from the coding sequence ATGAGCCCCTACCACTTCCGCTGCCCGGAGTGCGTCCAGCAACTCACCCTCGAGCGCCCGGAGCGTGTCGCCACCCTCGAGAGTGGGTGCCCGTTCTGTGGCACGCCAATTTCGCCAGCCGATTTCGCGACAGCGTAA
- a CDS encoding VOC family protein, with the protein MEVHHTAVRVSDLEATKAFYEDGLGLEFSKEFTTGDGVRNYYVTGDDLETEIQFAYDPDSDDEIEPDGIVHLALLVDDVSETLETLTERTDCEVLRGPITVDAVNARAVFVEDPDGYEVEIFAHLEE; encoded by the coding sequence ATGGAGGTTCACCACACGGCAGTGCGCGTCTCGGATCTCGAGGCAACGAAAGCGTTCTACGAGGACGGTCTCGGCCTCGAGTTCTCGAAGGAATTCACCACCGGCGACGGCGTTCGCAACTACTACGTCACCGGCGACGATCTCGAGACGGAGATTCAGTTCGCCTACGATCCGGACAGTGACGACGAGATCGAGCCCGACGGCATCGTTCACCTCGCGCTCCTCGTCGACGACGTCTCGGAGACGCTCGAGACACTCACCGAGCGAACCGATTGTGAGGTGCTGCGTGGTCCGATCACGGTCGACGCGGTCAACGCTCGCGCGGTCTTTGTCGAAGATCCGGACGGCTACGAAGTCGAGATTTTCGCCCACCTCGAGGAATAA
- a CDS encoding universal stress protein, with product MTLETVLLAVGPGDADRIDDLAEAVVEVAAPADATVVLAHVFTDDEYDEVIDRLEFDTELDEIDPDEVAARHSTIRDLKASLDEYDVDYETRGAVGEHGSTIVDLAGETDTDRVVVGGRKRSPTGKAVFGSTAQEVLLSSPCPVTFVRSSEE from the coding sequence ATGACACTGGAAACCGTCTTGTTGGCCGTTGGACCGGGAGATGCTGACCGAATCGACGACCTCGCTGAAGCCGTCGTCGAAGTCGCTGCGCCAGCCGATGCAACCGTCGTCCTCGCACACGTCTTCACCGACGACGAGTACGACGAGGTGATCGACCGCCTCGAGTTCGACACCGAACTCGACGAAATCGATCCCGACGAAGTCGCAGCGCGACACTCGACGATTCGTGACTTGAAGGCGTCACTCGATGAATACGACGTCGACTACGAGACCCGTGGTGCCGTCGGCGAACATGGCTCGACAATCGTCGATCTGGCGGGCGAGACCGACACCGACCGCGTCGTCGTCGGTGGCCGCAAGCGCTCGCCGACTGGCAAGGCCGTCTTCGGCTCGACAGCACAGGAAGTGCTGCTGTCCTCGCCGTGTCCCGTGACGTTCGTCCGGAGCAGCGAGGAGTAA